A genomic stretch from Mycobacterium paraterrae includes:
- a CDS encoding SMP-30/gluconolactonase/LRE family protein has translation MTKPPIDPIRWQPPASRPLPEPNLTAALHIVDVPGTAAEDVVADAAGNIWTGVEDGRIVRISPDGSSAHVVVSTGGRPLGLAVTRDGRLLICDSHRGLLRYDPVSGALETLVAEVGGRKLTFCSNVVESSDGTIFFTESTSRFYYEYYKASIVEARPTGALFRRDVDGTVTELVGDLHFANGVTLTADESAVVFAESAGCRVSKFWLTGDRTGTVTPLVTELPGYPDNISTGLDGRIWVALVSDRNALSEWLAPRAPIIRRGMWKLLPYSWLPDPKPTVWVVGFDPDDGHVVVQLHSQHPDFGLATGVVETPGRLWLGRIGGPGIAYLDLPHP, from the coding sequence ATGACTAAGCCGCCCATCGATCCGATCCGCTGGCAGCCGCCTGCCTCGAGACCGCTGCCCGAACCGAATCTCACTGCGGCGCTGCACATCGTGGACGTTCCGGGCACCGCCGCCGAAGACGTCGTCGCCGACGCCGCGGGCAACATCTGGACCGGTGTCGAGGACGGACGCATCGTCCGGATCAGCCCTGACGGCAGCTCGGCGCATGTGGTCGTCAGCACCGGTGGGCGACCGCTGGGCCTGGCCGTCACCCGCGACGGTCGTCTGCTGATCTGCGACAGCCACCGCGGACTGCTGCGCTATGACCCGGTCAGCGGCGCGCTGGAAACGCTGGTCGCCGAGGTCGGCGGCCGCAAGCTCACGTTCTGCTCGAACGTCGTCGAATCATCGGATGGCACAATATTTTTCACCGAGTCGACGAGCCGCTTCTACTACGAGTACTACAAGGCCTCGATCGTCGAAGCACGGCCGACCGGCGCGCTGTTCCGGCGTGATGTCGACGGGACGGTCACCGAGCTGGTCGGCGACCTGCACTTCGCCAACGGTGTCACGCTGACCGCCGACGAGTCGGCAGTGGTGTTCGCCGAGAGCGCCGGATGTCGGGTGTCGAAGTTCTGGCTCACCGGCGACCGCACCGGAACGGTCACCCCGTTGGTCACCGAGTTACCGGGCTATCCCGACAACATCTCGACCGGTCTGGACGGCAGGATCTGGGTGGCCCTGGTGTCGGACCGCAATGCGCTCAGCGAATGGCTTGCCCCGCGCGCCCCGATCATTCGCCGCGGGATGTGGAAGCTTCTGCCCTACAGCTGGCTTCCCGACCCGAAGCCGACGGTGTGGGTGGTCGGGTTCGATCCCGACGACGGGCACGTCGTCGTTCAGCTGCACAGCCAGCATCCCGACTTCGGACTGGCCACAGGGGTGGTGGAAACACCGGGACGACTCTGGTTGGGCCGCATCGGCGGCCCGGGAATCGCCTACCTCGATTTGCCACATCCGTAA
- a CDS encoding aspartate aminotransferase family protein, producing the protein MSDHLWLHFAKHGPDIAPPVITRGDGVTIYDDAGRSYLDGLSGLFVVQVGHGRAELAEAAARQAGTLAYFPLWGYATPPAIELADRIAGYAPGDLNRVFFTSGGGEAVESAWKLAKQYFKLSGKPGKYKVISRAVAYHGTPQGALAITGLPAYKTPFEPLTPGGFRVPNTNFYRAPEWMRSDAKAFGQWAADRIAEAIEFEGPDTVAAVFLEPVQNAGGSIPPPPGYFERVREICDHYDVLLVSDEVICAWGRIGSMFACTEFGYQPDIITCAKGLTSGYSPIGAMIASDRLFEPFDDGSTVFPHGYTFGGHPVSAAVALANLDIFEREGLNAHVKRQAPALRATLERLYDLPIVGDVRGEGFFYSIELVKNQVTRETFTRDEAAKLLPHIASSLFAAGLYCRTDDRGDPVVVIAPPLISGQPEFDTIEATLRTVLKDAL; encoded by the coding sequence ATGAGTGATCACCTCTGGCTGCATTTCGCCAAGCACGGGCCCGACATCGCGCCGCCGGTCATCACCCGCGGCGACGGCGTAACCATCTACGACGACGCCGGCCGGAGTTATCTCGACGGGCTGTCCGGTCTATTCGTGGTGCAGGTCGGACACGGCCGCGCCGAGCTGGCCGAGGCCGCCGCCCGGCAGGCCGGCACGCTGGCCTACTTTCCGCTGTGGGGATACGCCACCCCGCCGGCGATCGAATTGGCCGACCGGATCGCCGGATACGCGCCGGGCGACCTGAACCGGGTCTTCTTCACCAGCGGCGGCGGCGAGGCGGTCGAGTCGGCCTGGAAACTCGCCAAACAATATTTCAAGCTCAGCGGCAAACCGGGCAAATACAAAGTCATTTCGCGTGCGGTTGCCTATCACGGCACACCGCAGGGCGCGCTGGCGATCACCGGCCTGCCCGCCTACAAGACGCCGTTCGAGCCGCTCACCCCGGGCGGATTCCGGGTGCCGAATACCAATTTCTACCGCGCCCCGGAGTGGATGCGGTCCGACGCCAAGGCTTTTGGGCAGTGGGCCGCCGATCGCATCGCCGAGGCCATCGAGTTCGAAGGGCCCGACACTGTCGCGGCGGTTTTCCTCGAACCGGTGCAGAACGCGGGCGGCTCGATCCCGCCGCCACCCGGCTATTTCGAACGAGTCCGCGAGATCTGCGACCACTACGACGTGCTGCTGGTGTCCGACGAGGTGATCTGCGCCTGGGGCCGGATCGGATCGATGTTCGCCTGCACCGAGTTCGGCTATCAGCCTGACATCATCACCTGCGCCAAGGGATTGACGTCCGGGTATTCGCCGATCGGCGCCATGATCGCCAGCGACCGGCTGTTCGAACCCTTCGACGACGGCTCGACGGTGTTCCCGCACGGCTACACGTTCGGCGGCCATCCAGTCTCGGCGGCGGTCGCGCTGGCCAATCTCGACATCTTCGAAAGAGAAGGCCTCAACGCCCACGTCAAGCGTCAGGCTCCGGCGCTGCGCGCAACACTGGAGCGGCTGTACGACCTGCCGATCGTCGGTGACGTCCGGGGCGAGGGCTTCTTCTACTCGATCGAGCTGGTCAAAAATCAGGTCACCCGCGAAACGTTTACTCGGGACGAGGCCGCAAAGCTGTTGCCACACATCGCCTCTTCGCTATTCGCGGCAGGCCTGTACTGCCGCACCGATGACCGCGGCGACCCCGTGGTCGTCATCGCCCCGCCGCTGATCAGCGGGCAACCCGAGTTCGACACCATCGAGGCAACCCTGCGAACCGTGTTGAAGGACGCCCTGTGA
- a CDS encoding MOSC domain-containing protein — protein sequence MLSVNVARARANPDPRALSPVTGIDKQPVDDAVLVRVPGHTQHDASGLIGDTIGNPKLHGGPDQAVYAYAREDLDNWEAQLGVTLDNGMFGENLTTVGVDLTQTRIGERWRIGSGTLLLEVTAPRTPCRTFASFLDRPRWIKTFTEGGAPGAYFRVLSPGSVRAGDAISVEHRPDHDVTIGLAFTARMKDPGLAPALLQADALSAELKRFARERVT from the coding sequence GTGTTGTCGGTCAATGTGGCGCGAGCGCGCGCCAATCCCGATCCTCGTGCGCTGTCGCCGGTGACCGGCATCGACAAACAGCCCGTCGACGACGCCGTCCTGGTCCGTGTGCCGGGCCATACGCAGCATGATGCCAGCGGCTTGATCGGCGACACCATCGGCAATCCCAAGCTGCACGGCGGACCCGACCAAGCCGTCTACGCCTATGCCCGCGAGGATCTCGACAACTGGGAAGCGCAACTCGGCGTCACGCTCGACAACGGGATGTTCGGTGAAAATCTCACCACCGTGGGCGTCGACCTGACCCAGACCCGGATCGGCGAACGATGGCGCATTGGATCCGGCACGCTGCTGCTGGAAGTCACCGCCCCGCGTACACCGTGCCGAACGTTCGCGTCGTTCCTGGACCGGCCCCGCTGGATCAAGACATTCACCGAGGGGGGTGCGCCCGGCGCATACTTCCGCGTGCTGTCCCCGGGCTCCGTCCGCGCCGGTGACGCGATCTCAGTCGAGCACCGCCCCGACCATGACGTCACCATCGGTCTGGCGTTCACCGCCAGGATGAAAGATCCGGGCCTGGCTCCCGCGCTGCTTCAGGCCGATGCCTTGTCCGCCGAGCTGAAAAGATTTGCGCGTGAACGCGTTACATGA
- a CDS encoding sigma-70 family RNA polymerase sigma factor, with amino-acid sequence MASAQVNEFEAARPHLMSVAYRLTGSVADAEDIVQDAWLRWDAHDDEIADPRAWLTTVVSRLGLDRLRSAAHRRESYLGEWLPEPVVTGFDGDDPLSVVVANEDARFAAMVVLERLSPDQRVAFVLHDGFAVPFAEIAEVLGTTAAAARQLASRARRAVSADPPPKPDPAHNEVVGRLMAAITSGDLAATVALLHPDVTFTGDSNRMAPTAARVIHGPDKVARFLFGLAKRYGPAFMTSSQLALVNGELGAYTAGSSGGDEYQAITPRITAMTVRDGKVSALWDIANPEKFTGSPLANPPTGPGTHRRS; translated from the coding sequence ATGGCCTCCGCCCAGGTCAACGAATTCGAAGCAGCGCGGCCTCACCTCATGTCGGTCGCCTATCGCCTCACCGGTAGCGTCGCCGACGCCGAAGACATCGTGCAGGATGCATGGCTGCGCTGGGACGCGCACGACGATGAAATCGCCGATCCGCGTGCCTGGTTGACGACGGTCGTGAGTCGGCTCGGTCTGGACCGCCTGCGGTCGGCGGCCCACCGCAGGGAAAGCTATCTGGGTGAGTGGTTGCCGGAGCCCGTGGTGACGGGGTTCGACGGCGACGATCCGTTGTCGGTGGTGGTTGCGAACGAGGACGCGCGGTTCGCGGCGATGGTTGTGCTCGAACGGCTGTCGCCTGATCAGCGGGTGGCATTCGTCCTGCACGACGGGTTCGCGGTGCCGTTCGCCGAGATCGCCGAGGTGTTGGGCACGACGGCGGCAGCCGCTCGTCAGCTGGCGTCGCGGGCCCGTCGGGCGGTGAGCGCCGATCCGCCGCCGAAACCCGATCCTGCGCACAACGAGGTCGTGGGCAGGCTGATGGCGGCGATCACCTCCGGGGACCTGGCGGCCACTGTCGCCCTGCTGCATCCGGACGTGACGTTCACCGGTGATTCGAACAGGATGGCACCGACCGCAGCCCGGGTGATCCACGGACCGGACAAGGTCGCACGGTTCCTATTCGGGCTCGCGAAGCGTTACGGGCCTGCCTTCATGACGTCGAGTCAGCTGGCCTTGGTCAACGGCGAACTCGGTGCCTACACCGCCGGCTCGTCCGGCGGCGACGAGTATCAGGCGATCACGCCGCGCATCACCGCGATGACAGTGCGCGACGGAAAGGTCAGCGCTCTTTGGGATATCGCGAATCCGGAGAAGTTCACCGGCTCGCCGCTGGCGAATCCGCCCACGGGACCCGGCACGCATCGCCGGAGTTGA
- a CDS encoding succinate dehydrogenase iron-sulfur subunit, with protein sequence MTDVVDAPAGDPLSPPLPAAPDGSVMVTLRIARYNPENPEQYADSGGWQSFRVPCLPTDRVLNLLIYVKSYLDGTLTFRRSCAHGVCGSDAMRINGVNRLACKLLMRDLLPSKPKKDITITIEPIRGLPVEKDLVVDMEPFFDAYRAVKPYLITSGNPPTRERIQSQTDRARYDDTTKCILCAACTTSCPVFWNEGSYFGPAAIVNAHRFIFDSRDEGAAERLDILNEVDGVWRCRTTFNCTDACPRGIEVTKAIQEVKRALMFAR encoded by the coding sequence ATGACTGACGTCGTGGATGCCCCCGCGGGCGACCCGCTTAGCCCTCCCCTGCCCGCGGCCCCTGACGGCTCCGTAATGGTCACGCTGCGGATCGCCCGGTACAACCCGGAAAATCCCGAGCAATACGCCGATTCCGGCGGGTGGCAGAGCTTCCGGGTGCCATGCCTGCCGACCGACCGAGTGCTCAACCTACTGATCTACGTCAAAAGCTACCTCGACGGGACGCTGACCTTTCGGCGCTCATGCGCACACGGGGTGTGCGGGTCCGATGCGATGCGGATCAACGGTGTCAACCGGCTGGCCTGCAAGCTGCTGATGCGAGACTTGTTGCCCAGCAAGCCCAAGAAGGACATCACGATCACGATCGAGCCGATCCGCGGGCTGCCGGTGGAAAAGGACTTGGTCGTCGACATGGAACCGTTCTTCGATGCTTACCGCGCGGTCAAGCCGTACTTGATCACCAGCGGCAATCCCCCGACCCGGGAACGGATCCAAAGCCAGACCGACCGCGCCCGCTACGACGACACCACCAAGTGCATCCTGTGCGCGGCGTGCACCACCAGTTGCCCGGTGTTCTGGAACGAGGGCAGCTACTTCGGCCCGGCGGCCATCGTCAACGCGCATCGGTTCATCTTCGACAGCCGGGACGAGGGGGCCGCCGAGCGGCTCGACATCCTCAACGAGGTCGACGGCGTCTGGCGTTGCCGTACCACGTTCAACTGCACCGACGCCTGTCCGCGCGGCATCGAGGTGACCAAGGCAATCCAAGAGGTCAAGCGCGCACTGATGTTCGCTCGCTGA
- the sdhA gene encoding succinate dehydrogenase flavoprotein subunit, whose product MISEHRYDVVIVGAGGAGMRAAVEAGPRVRTAVLTKLYPTRSHTGAAQGGMCAALANVEDDNWEWHTFDTVKGGDYLADQDAVEVMCKEAIDAVLDLEKMGMPFNRTPEGRIDQRRFGGHTRDHGKAPVRRSCYAADRTGHMILQTLYQNCVKHDVEFFNEFYALDLVLSETSNGPVATGVVAYELATGDIHVFHAKAVVLATGGSGRMYKTTSNAHTLTGDGIGIVFRKGLPLEDMEFHQFHPTGLAGLGILISEAVRGEGGRLLNGEGERFMERYAPTIVDLAPRDIVARSMVREVLEGRGAGPHKDYVYIDVRHLGEEVLNAKLPDITEFARTYLGVDPVKELVPVYPTCHYVMGGIPTTVTGQVLRDNTNTVPGLYAAGECACVSVHGANRLGTNSLLDINVFGRRAGIAAAAYAKGHDFVEMPPNPATMVVGWVGDILSEHGNERVADIRGALQQTMDNNAAVFRTEETLKQALTDIHALKERYSRISVHDKGKRFNSDLLEAIELGFLLELAEVTVVGALNRKESRGGHAREDYPNRDDVNYMRHTMAYKDVGSDTQRTKLLSDIRLDFKPVVQTRYEPKERKY is encoded by the coding sequence GTGATTAGCGAACACCGATACGACGTGGTGATCGTCGGCGCCGGCGGCGCCGGAATGCGGGCGGCTGTCGAGGCCGGACCACGAGTGCGCACAGCGGTTTTGACGAAGCTCTACCCGACGCGCAGCCACACCGGCGCTGCCCAGGGCGGCATGTGCGCGGCGCTGGCCAACGTCGAGGACGACAACTGGGAATGGCACACCTTCGACACCGTCAAGGGCGGCGACTATCTCGCCGACCAGGACGCGGTCGAGGTGATGTGCAAAGAAGCGATCGACGCGGTGCTCGACCTGGAGAAAATGGGGATGCCGTTCAATCGCACCCCCGAAGGCCGCATCGACCAGCGCCGCTTCGGCGGACACACCCGCGACCACGGCAAGGCGCCGGTGCGGAGATCCTGTTACGCCGCAGACCGTACCGGCCACATGATCCTGCAGACGCTGTACCAAAACTGCGTCAAGCACGACGTCGAGTTCTTCAACGAGTTCTATGCTCTCGACCTGGTACTCAGCGAGACCTCGAACGGTCCGGTGGCCACCGGCGTCGTCGCCTATGAATTGGCCACCGGCGACATTCACGTCTTCCACGCCAAGGCTGTCGTACTCGCCACCGGCGGCTCCGGTCGGATGTACAAGACCACGTCGAATGCGCACACGCTGACCGGCGACGGGATCGGCATCGTGTTCCGCAAGGGACTTCCCTTGGAAGACATGGAATTTCACCAGTTCCATCCGACCGGTCTGGCCGGGCTGGGCATCTTGATCTCCGAGGCCGTGCGCGGTGAGGGCGGCCGCTTGCTCAACGGCGAAGGCGAGCGATTCATGGAGCGCTACGCGCCGACGATCGTCGACCTGGCTCCGCGCGACATCGTCGCCCGCTCGATGGTCCGCGAGGTGCTGGAAGGCCGTGGCGCCGGTCCGCACAAGGACTACGTCTACATCGACGTCCGCCATCTCGGCGAGGAAGTGCTCAACGCCAAACTGCCCGACATCACCGAATTCGCCCGCACCTATCTCGGCGTCGACCCGGTGAAGGAACTGGTGCCGGTCTACCCGACGTGTCACTACGTGATGGGTGGCATCCCGACCACCGTCACCGGTCAGGTGCTGCGGGACAACACCAACACGGTGCCGGGCCTGTACGCGGCCGGTGAATGCGCGTGTGTCTCGGTGCACGGCGCCAATCGACTCGGCACCAATTCGTTGTTGGACATCAATGTCTTCGGTCGACGGGCCGGCATCGCCGCTGCCGCCTACGCCAAGGGGCACGACTTCGTGGAGATGCCGCCGAATCCGGCGACGATGGTGGTCGGCTGGGTGGGCGACATTCTGTCCGAGCACGGCAACGAGCGGGTCGCCGATATCCGCGGTGCGCTGCAGCAGACGATGGACAACAACGCAGCGGTGTTCCGCACCGAGGAGACCCTCAAGCAGGCGCTGACCGACATCCACGCGCTCAAGGAGCGGTACTCGCGAATCTCGGTGCACGACAAGGGCAAGCGCTTCAACAGCGACCTTCTGGAAGCCATCGAACTCGGCTTCCTGCTGGAGCTGGCCGAAGTCACCGTGGTTGGGGCCCTGAACCGCAAGGAATCTCGCGGCGGCCACGCTCGCGAGGACTATCCGAACCGCGACGACGTCAACTACATGCGCCACACCATGGCGTACAAGGACGTCGGATCCGACACGCAACGCACCAAGCTGCTCAGCGACATCCGGCTGGACTTCAAGCCGGTGGTGCAGACCCGATACGAGCCCAAGGAGCGCAAGTACTGA
- a CDS encoding succinate dehydrogenase hydrophobic membrane anchor subunit produces MSSPDLQLGRGQVAPVRQRSHDRPAGLDNPRAPRRRSGMPNFEKYAWLFMRFSGLVLVFLALGHLFVMLMWEDGVYRIDFNYVAQRWHSPFWQTWDLLLLWLAQLHGGNGLRTIIDDYSRKDSTRFWLNSLLVLSMIFTLVLGTYVLLTFDPSISAR; encoded by the coding sequence ATGAGCTCTCCCGATCTTCAGCTCGGCCGCGGCCAGGTCGCACCGGTTCGCCAGCGCAGCCACGACCGCCCGGCCGGCCTGGACAATCCTCGCGCGCCGCGCCGACGCAGCGGCATGCCAAATTTCGAGAAATATGCCTGGCTGTTCATGCGGTTCTCCGGCCTCGTGTTGGTGTTCTTGGCGCTCGGGCACCTGTTCGTCATGCTGATGTGGGAAGACGGGGTCTACCGCATCGACTTCAACTACGTTGCGCAACGCTGGCATTCGCCGTTCTGGCAGACCTGGGATCTGCTGTTGCTATGGCTGGCCCAACTGCACGGCGGCAACGGGTTACGCACCATCATCGACGATTACAGCCGCAAGGATTCCACCCGCTTCTGGCTGAACAGCTTGCTGGTGCTGTCGATGATCTTCACGCTGGTGCTCGGCACCTACGTGCTGCTGACGTTCGACCCCAGCATCTCAGCTAGGTAA
- the sdhC gene encoding succinate dehydrogenase, cytochrome b556 subunit: MTTTSANPAPPEQSSGLRRLRRTLYRGDPGMWSWVLHRITGATVFFFLFIHVLDTALVRISPQAYDEVISTYKTPLVGLMELGLVAAVLYHALNGIRVILIDFWGQGPRYQRQMLWAIAVVWILVIMPAAVVVAIHMTEHFR, from the coding sequence ATGACGACGACGTCCGCGAATCCGGCTCCACCGGAACAGTCATCGGGATTACGTCGTCTGCGCCGAACGCTCTACCGCGGCGATCCGGGAATGTGGTCCTGGGTCCTGCACCGGATCACCGGCGCCACCGTCTTCTTCTTCCTGTTCATCCACGTGCTGGACACCGCGCTGGTCCGAATCAGTCCGCAGGCCTACGACGAAGTCATCTCGACGTACAAGACGCCGCTGGTCGGCCTGATGGAACTCGGACTCGTCGCCGCCGTGCTCTACCACGCGCTCAACGGCATCCGCGTCATCCTGATCGATTTCTGGGGGCAGGGTCCGCGCTATCAACGTCAGATGCTCTGGGCGATCGCGGTCGTCTGGATTCTGGTGATCATGCCGGCCGCCGTCGTGGTCGCCATCCACATGACGGAGCACTTCCGATGA
- a CDS encoding cytidine deaminase has translation MADAIDWKLLRDRATHATQGAYAPYSGFPVGAAALVDDGRVITGCNVENVSYGLGLCAECAVVCALHTTGGGRLVALACVDGGGAPLMPCGRCRQVLLEHGGPELLVDHPDAPRPLGDLLPDAFGPADLDNYQRRRP, from the coding sequence GTGGCTGACGCAATCGACTGGAAGTTGCTGCGCGACAGGGCAACTCACGCGACGCAGGGCGCGTACGCGCCCTATTCAGGCTTCCCGGTCGGGGCAGCGGCACTCGTCGACGACGGTCGCGTGATCACCGGCTGCAATGTGGAGAATGTCTCATATGGCCTAGGTCTCTGCGCGGAATGCGCCGTGGTGTGTGCGCTGCACACGACCGGCGGGGGCAGGTTGGTCGCGCTGGCATGTGTGGACGGCGGGGGAGCGCCGCTGATGCCATGCGGGCGCTGCCGCCAAGTGTTGCTGGAGCACGGCGGACCCGAGCTGCTCGTCGACCATCCGGACGCGCCGCGGCCGCTCGGCGACCTGCTGCCCGACGCGTTCGGGCCGGCTGATCTCGACAACTACCAGCGACGCCGCCCGTGA
- a CDS encoding thymidine phosphorylase — protein sequence MNRLDAPTVIRTKRDGNRLSDDAIDWVIDAYTHGHVANEQMSALLMAVFLRGMDYGEIARWTVAMIASGDQFDFSDLRRDGRALRTVDKHSTGGVGDKITLPLVSVIAACGGAVPQASGRGLGHTGGTLDKLEAIAGFTASLTNAQVRQQLSEVGAVIFAAGRLAPADAKLYALRDITATVESLPLIASSVMSKKIAEGAGALVLDVKVGSGALMRSEARSRDLAETMVALGAQHGLPTCAVLTDMNRPLGAAVGNALEVAEALEVLDGGGPADVVELTVSLAREMLELAGIDGVEPEQTLRDGTAMDRFRALVAAQGGDLSVPLPVGKYSETVTATRGGTMGDIDAMAVGLAVWRLGAGRSRPGEAVQAGAGLRIHRRPGSPVAAGDSLFTLYTDTPERFPGAIAELDAGFAVADTPPADRPLIIDRIT from the coding sequence GTGAACCGCCTCGATGCGCCGACGGTGATCCGGACCAAGCGCGACGGAAACAGGCTGTCCGACGACGCTATCGACTGGGTGATCGACGCCTACACCCACGGACACGTCGCCAACGAACAAATGTCGGCGCTGCTGATGGCGGTGTTTTTGCGTGGCATGGATTACGGCGAGATCGCCCGGTGGACGGTCGCCATGATCGCCTCTGGTGACCAGTTCGACTTCAGTGATCTGCGACGCGACGGTAGGGCGCTGCGCACCGTCGACAAGCATTCGACGGGCGGGGTAGGCGACAAGATCACCTTGCCGTTGGTGTCGGTGATCGCCGCTTGCGGCGGCGCGGTTCCACAGGCTTCCGGTCGTGGACTCGGGCACACCGGCGGCACTCTCGACAAGCTGGAGGCGATCGCCGGTTTCACCGCTTCGCTGACCAATGCGCAAGTGCGACAACAGCTCAGCGAGGTCGGTGCGGTCATTTTCGCGGCCGGGCGGCTGGCTCCCGCCGACGCGAAGCTCTACGCGTTGCGCGACATCACCGCCACCGTCGAGTCGTTACCGCTGATCGCCAGTTCGGTCATGAGCAAAAAGATCGCCGAGGGCGCCGGCGCGTTGGTGCTCGACGTCAAGGTCGGCTCCGGCGCGCTGATGCGTTCGGAAGCCCGATCCCGGGATCTGGCCGAGACCATGGTCGCGCTCGGTGCCCAGCACGGGCTGCCGACCTGTGCGGTGCTGACCGACATGAACCGGCCGCTGGGGGCGGCCGTCGGCAACGCGCTCGAGGTCGCCGAGGCGCTCGAGGTGCTCGACGGCGGGGGCCCAGCCGACGTCGTGGAGCTGACCGTGTCGCTGGCGCGCGAAATGCTGGAACTCGCGGGCATCGACGGTGTCGAGCCCGAGCAGACGTTGCGCGACGGGACGGCGATGGACCGCTTCCGGGCGTTGGTCGCCGCGCAGGGCGGCGACTTGTCCGTACCGTTGCCTGTTGGTAAGTACTCCGAAACCGTCACCGCCACTCGAGGCGGCACAATGGGTGACATCGACGCAATGGCAGTGGGGCTAGCGGTGTGGCGGCTCGGCGCGGGCAGGTCCCGGCCGGGGGAGGCGGTCCAGGCTGGCGCGGGCCTGCGGATCCACCGTCGCCCCGGCAGCCCGGTGGCAGCGGGCGACTCGCTGTTCACCCTGTACACCGATACGCCGGAACGGTTTCCGGGCGCGATCGCCGAGTTGGACGCGGGCTTCGCCGTCGCCGACACGCCGCCGGCCGACCGGCCGCTGATCATCGATCGGATCACCTGA
- a CDS encoding adenosine deaminase — MTTPLSFETIKRAPKALLHDHLDGGLRPSTVLDIAGQIGYDGLPATEVDTLAQWFRTASHSGSLERYLEPFSHTVAVMQTPDSLHRVAFECVEDLSQDSVVYAEVRFAPELHINEGLSFDEVVDAVLAGFADGEKAAASAGRPIVVRCLVTAMRHAAVSREIAELAIRFRDKGVVGFDIAGAEAGYPPTRHLDAFEYMRNNNARFTIHAGEAFGLPSIQEAIGFCGADRLGHGVRIVDDIDVADDGEVHLGRLASILRDKRIPLEMCPSSNVQTGAVASIAEHPFDLLARTRFRVTVNTDNRLMSDTTMTREMALLVETFGYGWSDLLRFTVNAMKSAFIPFDQRLALIDEVIKPRYAVLVG, encoded by the coding sequence ATGACCACGCCATTGAGTTTCGAGACGATCAAGCGGGCGCCCAAGGCGTTGCTGCACGATCATCTCGACGGCGGTCTGCGACCCTCCACCGTGCTCGACATCGCCGGCCAGATCGGGTACGACGGCCTGCCCGCGACCGAGGTCGACACGCTTGCGCAGTGGTTCCGCACCGCCTCGCACAGCGGCTCGCTCGAGCGGTACCTCGAACCGTTCTCGCACACGGTCGCGGTGATGCAGACGCCGGACTCATTGCACCGGGTCGCCTTCGAGTGTGTGGAGGACCTGTCGCAGGATTCAGTGGTCTACGCCGAGGTGCGGTTCGCTCCGGAGTTGCACATCAACGAGGGCTTGTCGTTCGACGAGGTAGTCGATGCGGTGCTCGCCGGGTTTGCCGATGGCGAGAAGGCGGCCGCCTCCGCCGGGCGCCCGATCGTGGTGCGGTGCCTGGTCACCGCGATGCGGCACGCCGCGGTGTCGCGGGAGATCGCCGAGCTCGCAATCCGGTTCCGGGACAAGGGCGTCGTCGGATTCGACATCGCCGGCGCGGAAGCCGGCTACCCGCCGACCCGTCACCTGGATGCGTTTGAATACATGCGAAACAACAACGCGCGCTTCACGATTCATGCGGGCGAGGCCTTCGGTCTGCCGTCGATTCAGGAGGCGATCGGTTTCTGCGGTGCCGATCGGTTGGGTCACGGGGTACGCATCGTCGACGACATCGACGTCGCCGATGACGGAGAGGTGCACCTCGGTCGCCTGGCCTCCATTTTGCGGGACAAGCGGATTCCGCTCGAGATGTGTCCGAGCTCCAATGTGCAGACCGGGGCGGTGGCCAGCATCGCCGAGCATCCCTTCGACCTGTTGGCCCGCACCCGGTTTCGCGTCACGGTCAACACCGACAACCGGTTGATGAGCGACACCACGATGACGCGCGAGATGGCGCTGCTGGTCGAGACGTTCGGCTACGGGTGGAGCGATCTGCTGCGCTTCACCGTCAACGCGATGAAGTCGGCGTTCATCCCGTTCGACCAGCGATTGGCGCTCATCGACGAGGTGATCAAGCCGCGCTACGCCGTTCTCGTCGGCTGA